The following nucleotide sequence is from Bombus pyrosoma isolate SC7728 linkage group LG17, ASM1482585v1, whole genome shotgun sequence.
ACCGCATGTGTCACAGAGGAATGGAAGATTCGTGAGAACAATTTTCGGAATAGCAAGGAAACGTTGGAATGGGAAAGTACGATATGGTATTTTAAAGGATTTGagacaaagaaataaagtagGAAAAGAGGTAATGATGTTCTTAACTCTCTCCCCAAAGCGAATTTCAGGATTTTATATACAGCACGGTACATATGCACAAAAGAACGGGGCTTTTTCTGCGAAACACTAAACAATCATCGCCatgttttatcgttaaagtCGTTTGTGTTTGATTTTCGggggaataaaaagaagaagaagaagataatattggttgagagaaaaaggaatcaTAATGTTTGTTGACCACAGTATCACCTGCAGGGGTCAGTTGTAACTAGAGTGGGGGATAGCGAAGAGCATTCGTGCAGGCTGGTGGTTCGCTAGTTTCGCGGTAGCGATAACCCCCGATGCGCGTGTGCATGCATGTATTTCGATGTGTTAGGTTTAGATAGATTCGCTTATACAGGGAAAGAGAGACCTCAAAGCCGTTTTCCTCGGTCGTTCaatacgcgcgcgcgcgaaaCGAATCGACTTCGTTCCATAGTATCGTCACAGTTCTCGTCGGAGACGTTCGTGATTTTGCACCCTTGTTCAAGTCACAATTTATCGAACTATATGACGAGGGTACACCACGGtttcctttcttattttccttcaTCTCTATTTCTATCTTCGCCTTTCTTTCCCTCCAGTTCTCTTTCATTTACTAAatccttcgttttcttcgctgcctcctttctctttacgttcgtttctctcgttatatttatatacgtgtTAATTTCTATCCTAATCCCATCCCATCCCATCGTTTCGATTTTAACACATAATATCGCGTTCCCCTCGGCTCGTTACTCGCAAATTTATGTGCCtgattctttcttcctccttatCCCATTGGTCGACACATCGTTATCATCTCATTTAAACCCAATTTGGAACGCTATTCAGAGCTCAAGCTTTGAATCTCCTTGGATAAAGCAAATGGTAAATATGATTCGCGAGTGTCATACGTTACTGGAGTGACCAGTAATCAACAGACTGGGTTTTACGTCATTCCTTGTTGTTGTCCTATCTTGTTATTCGGCATTGTTTTCTATTCGCGATGCGATCAACCACGGGATCGTGTGTGAACGATATCCAGGAGACGACGTCGCAGGCCAGGCCGGATTAGGGGTACATCGATCATCAAGATATCAAGGAAAAATCACGCAACGTCTCTTTCGAGTATACTCTAATACTTCCCTTCTCCTTCCTTGTTTTTCCTTACTGTCCCTCGTTTCCCGGTTTCCAACCATTTGACCGACTCTTCATCcttcctccctttcttttcattatttctgtttctcttgCTTTCGTTCTCCTTCTTGACTTTTTTTACCGCTTGGTGGTGAAACGCGCCGCAGTGGCACGATCGTCAtcgacgaaaaaagaagaatctaTATACTGTACCGCGACACACATACGAGTTCGCGCTCAGTCAATAGCAGCTGCatcctttgaaatttcaaaagaagTACAAACACAAGAGCATATCCACGAGTGCGAAACGAACGCATCGTGATCGAATACCAGATACGACCGGCGATCAAACTAGCGGAGAAGAAACTGCTGCCTTCCAGCCTGCCGTAATACGGTGGTGCTACGACGATATCGAGAAGCAGGCCCAGTCGGCGGTCAAACAGTATTATGCGTATTCTACGCTTTTGTTTATTATCGAGGGAAGAGATTCTTATGGATGAACATGCACGAGCTGTCGAGTCGCGAAGGTGAAAAAGAATAGAACGGAAACGCGATAAGCTGTACGTAGGAACCGCAACGATGAAAGGTACACATTTCGGTGAGCCGAGGAACCAAAGATTCCAATGATACCTTCGCAAGGTGGCCGTGAGGGATACAAAGGTTCTGCCAACCCTCCGAGCAACGGCTCTGAGGACAATGGCTTCGCTAATCGACCCCGAGTGGCGGGCCTTTACGCGACGAATCTCTTCAGAGAAGAGCTCGTTCGATTCTCGTCAGGAGAGACTACTCGATCTCATGGTCTCACGCGAGATACTCTCGAAAGATCGTCACGAGAGATTGGAAGCCAGAGAAGTTTAAATCTCCCTACGGGCATAGCCGAGGAATTCGAGCTTTTGGATCGGTCAAGAGTCGGGATTTCGAGAACACCCCAGCCATTAAGGAGAGGAGAGACGGACGCTGCTCGTTACGAACCTAGATCCAGATTCAATGAATCCGCCACCAGACAAAGGGATCATTATGGATCGCCACCTGTCGAAAGGATTCGCGATAGGGAGGACGAGCAACAGGAAGAATGCATTGCTCGATCCGCGTGCAGTACCCTTCGTGTGTCTCTCCTTGAGTTTCCGCGCTCCGAGCAGACGACGTGGATGGAGTCGGACGTTGGTGATTCTAAGATACCTGTTTCAACCGATGATCTCGCTGGGAGAAGAGGACCAGATGACAGTTCGATGTTCGTTACAACTTCCGCCTCGATACTTATTTCTCCCGCGAGTGAGACCAGCGAATGCGATGCAATCTCGCCTCCGGAAGTGGAGAAATCATCACCGCCACCGTATACGGGCCTCAGTCCGCCGGAGTACACCGGCCAAGAGTACGAGACCAGTGAAACGCCTTCGCcgatttttccaaattatccACTGACGTCGTACGCGGAAGAGACACATCACAGACGTTCGAGGTCGTCCGTTTCGGACGCCGGGCTTGAATTCATTGCACACGACGAACGTTTAAAACGTGATAGCCGATTCGAGTCGGAGCCGGAGGAAGCTTTGGCGGAAGAGATTGGCAGATCGAGGCGAACCAGATCGAATTTAGAAAGGTCTACGGACGACGATGTCTCGAGATCTAGAGATGTCGCGAGGCTGCGACCTCCCTTGGCCGCAGCAGCGGGTGTTTCGGCCGATTCTGGGACCGGTGATTCTGGAAGTGCGGAGATCCAAGTGGATCCCCTCGGCATTCCCAGAACAACGACCACTGGTGAAATTCTAGATGGAAGGAACGGAGTTGAGAACGGCCAAGCCGCTAGTAAGTCGTCCATTAAAACTCCCACCGGGAACAATAAGCAAACGGTGAAACTCTTCACAAAGGAAAGTCTCGACAGGTTGGAAAACAAGACCGTACAGCTCGTCAGAGATTATGGCTTTCAGCCGAAACGACGAATGTCGGTCGAAGATGGTGCGGTGCTTCCAAACAAATTCGAACCTTTCCCAACTGAGCTTTACGGTAGGCCACTCGAGGAGATTGACAACTTTATCTACGACGAGGTAAGTCTTTAGACTCctgcttttttaaattattttatcggtTAACCGTTAGTTAacttgtaatataattaattaaacgtcaTATATTCAATTCGATTAATATGCAGGCTGTGCCGTAACATCGGGGAACCGCTTCACCATCATCAACTCTGCACATGGAAGTAATAGAAAAAGTTCATGCGAACATGCGCTCTGTTCTATAAATAGTTATAGCGAGTTGAGTTATAACGTTggacttttttttttgcaactGGGCTAATTCTATCAGAAGATGGAGACGGTCGAACTAATCTCGCGTACCTATTTACAAACGGAACTCAATATACGACGTTGAACTTTGTATTCTACGCCTgtgaaaatttccattcgatgATAAAACGTCTCCAATCTTCGCATCTAAACAGGTCATTTTGATTGCATCTCGCGAAGGTATGCAGATACAGTTTGTCAAAGAAAAACCTCGCTATAACTCGGAGACAAGATCGTATAGAGCATATGTTTAGACAAACCCCTTTCGTCTTTCATGCGCAGGATCCACTGCCAAAGTGATTCCCCGATGCTACCGGACACCCCTGTATTTTAAGGTGGAGAAGGAATAATTATAAGATTAATgtgatttaaatttatgatataactgtaaggttgtaaaaaataattgctcGTAAGAAGTAAAACTAATCACCTCGAAACTAGTCGTTTGATTTTTTAGTCGTTAGTAGAGTTTTACTCGATTTTACTAATATCAGCCTCGGAGTACGTCATAtgcgtttatttataatagcatatttaaaatagcAAGGATATCgctatttccttttaattcttaaaaagaatatttcttctgGCATATTCGTGGCGGAACATTTGATTCATGTATCACTCGTACCGTGTGTTTCAGACATTCTGCGTGGTATCGAAGagatttcgtaaaaattacaTTCACCGATTCACGGCGACAAACAGCTGGTTCATATTTTCCCCGTGGAATCCTATAAGGCGGTATTGTATTTACCTAAGCACGAATCAGTACTTCGATTATATAGTCATGGCtacgataatattaaattgtgcCTTCCTCGCCATGACGGAAACTATCGAGGAAGCCGAGTAAGCATTTTCACGGGCCGCGCGCAACTTCTCGGATTAATCAAACCTCTAGGAATATAATACGTCgcttcttctcttttgttttcCAGATATATATTCTTAGCTATATACACGGCCGAAATGGTGATCAAATCGATAGCCAAGGGATTTGCGCTCAATAAATACACTTACCTGCGAAATCCGTGGAACTGGTTGGATTTCGTGGTGATCACCAGTGGTTATGCGACTATTGGAATGGAAGTAGGAAATTTGGCTGGGTTGAGAACATTCCGAGTATTGAGAGCCCTCAAAACCGTTTCCATTATGCCTGGTAAAAATCTTTAAGAAAGCCGACTTTCTACAGACatctccctttcttttctctcttcaagattagaagaaaatatcccGTGTAAAACCCGGCTTCCTAGACCGCGGAAGCGACGGAATTGCAAATTAGTTTCTGGGGATTGCcgtgtttctttatttcttgaaattactTTGCCTTATCAACACAAAATCACATCAGAAATTTCCGACATTCGTTCGTTCCAATTTAGCTATATCGTCTGCTATGATATACATCATAGATAGCacaataaatgaaagaaagtgatagtaacgtaatataaatgCGATAGGGCAGGGATATGCTGGTTATTCGGCTATTACAAAGTGGACTCATGTCTCGAAAAAGATTGAGAAATATTGGCGTTACAGTAAAACATAAACAATATCATTACCGTTTTGATTGACGTGAAACAGACAGAATTGACACAATTCGTGAACCAATGAATGATCAACAAATTTGTTAGAATTGTCTGTCagaaaaagttataaaaaaaattgctttcgtaagaaaataatgggACGAAAATAAGGATAATCGtttatcgattttaatatttttgcaggCTTAAAAACCATCATCAATGCATTGTTACATAGTTTTAAGCAACTTGCCGAAGTAATGACGCTCACGATCTTCTGCCTGATGGTTTTTGCACTTTTTGCTCTACAAGTTTACATGGGTGAACTTCGGAATAAATGCGTAAAAAATGTGGAGTTCAATAATACTCAAGTCGATTGGAGAGAGTACGTATTGTTCGCCGTAATATGTTCTATTTAGATTCTTACATGTTGCTTGCAAAGTATTTATAcgaatacatatgtattaacTTGAGAGACAATGGCTCGTTGACTCTCAAGAGGCATTAACCGATACCCTGTACCGTCCGCAGGTGGACTTGGAACTCGTCCAACTGGGCATTCGATGAAGACGAAGAACCAATAATTTGCGGTAACGCAACCGGCGCCAGGTTAGCCAAACTTGGTTCGTTATTACGCGCGACTGCTTTAAATGATATGCCAATTTTAACTCGAGGAACCCTACGTTTTAGGCACTGCAACGAAAGTTACATCTGTCTTTGTGTTGGCCCAAATCCAAACCATGGATATACAAATTTCGACAACTTTCTGTGGTCGATGCTCACCACGTTTCAACTGATTACTCTGGATTATTGGGAAGACGTCTATAATAAGGTAGTTGGTCAACTTCTTTTCCGCACGGATAATTGTTTCGCCAAGGAATCACTATTTACATAACAAGTTAGTTTGCGAGGTATAAAAAGAATTGCTATATTGGTTTTTAGGTATTGTCGGCGTGCGGACCTATCAGCGTCTCGTTCTTCACGGTGGTCGTGTTTTTTGGCTCGTTTTATTTGATCAATTTGATGCTCGCTGTCGTTGCGCTGAGCTATGAGGAGGAAGCCGAAATTACGAACGAGGTATATAATCGTTGTAATTATTTACCTTGAATTGTTTGCCTTTGACCTTATCTTGCAACTGGTACGAcaggaacgaagaaaggacTTAACCGACCATCGCGAGGACTCGACGTTTAGTTTCGACCCGACAAAAATCAATGTGAAGACGCTTGccaaagaaaagcaaaagaaattaGACGCGAGGAAAGGAGTTCTCCTAAGTAGTTACACGCGcaaaaaaacacgaagaagaagacgtGGGAGAAGCACTGGTCAAGATAAAGGTGGCTGTGTGCCAAGCAGGTATACCATTTGTCATAATAAAGTCGAATTGCTCGACAAATAGGAAAAatcgtttcaacgatttttattataactttctGTCCGATTAGATCGGTGACACCAAGCCCGAGCCCAAGTCCAAGACATTCGAACGTTCGACCGTCTCACttacttttacaaaatattagcCCACGAACTGTAGAGAATAACGGGGTTCATAGATTGGCGCCAAATCGTGGAATGCTTCATTCTCGACAAGCAAGTAACAACAGTAATCAACACTCGTCGTTAGACGACTCAGGCGTTGTCGACGACCACGATGGCGACGATGTCACATCCGTAGAAGAACACGACAGGCGTGATAACAAAGAATCTAGGACCCATTGGCAAGAGAGGATATCTACGAATAATAACGCCGATGGCAATGCTGAAACTAATGCGGgtgaaacgaaaaatgaaacgaataacGAGACAGAAGTGGacaatgaaagagaaaaatcacAGGCAACTCATTCCGGCGGATATCTTCGAGCGCCTACGAACGTTCCAGTTTCTCTTGCCAGCGGAACTACTAGAGAAATTCGAGTGTTTAAATGCAACGGCgtgaaaacaaagaaacagaTGTACACCTTGCCGCCAGAGTATCTATCGCACATTGTTATTTTAGGTAGGGGCAACGAATTTTCTTCATCGTTTGTACATATTCAAAGACAAGATTCGGTAATAATGCAGAAAAGATGGCCTCAACTTCAATGACTTTAATCTTGAGATATGTTGTAGAGGGGAAGATCCTTAGTAACATGTACGTTGTCCGAGGCGTGGGACGATCGTGATTCAAAAATTACGTTAGGTTACATTTCTTTAGGGAAATCCTATGAAGTCTAaccgtaatttatttactatttattaacCACTTATATCGTAGTAGATGTAATGCAACaaatatcgtttttcttttgtcaTAACCTTCGAACCACGATCGTCTCACAACTCGGACAAAATGCACGTTACTCATAATCCTCCCCGGAACATATCcgtaattttaaaagaattgcaGTTGATTACTTACAATTATCCAAGATTCCATACAACAGTTACAACGATTCGTTTATCGTGGGTTTCAGATGATCTTCCCGATAGAAATTGTGAAAGGTGTATCCAATGCTGTATAGATTACGAGGGTTGGCTACGATTTCAGAATTGCTTGTACAAGGTAGGTATGCCAAAGAGGTAAAAGTAGAGTCGAGAGAGGAGCGTCTTCGGATATGAAAGCAAGTATTTCTATCTAATCTAACGAGTTCGATATTCGTTGCGGATATGTTAGTCAAGGTGAAtgataacgaataacgaaccaattattagtaaaatacgataaataagGCTAGGGATAGCaaacgagaaaaatgaaaacgcTTGACTCTCGATTGACCAGTGGCTCGTATCTAGGTAGTGAGAGATCCACTATTCGAGTTGACGATCACATTGTGCATCGTTCTGAACACTGGTTTTCTGGCAATGGAACACCACGGAATGAGCGAGTCGATTCGACAGGCGCTCAACATCGGTAATAAAGTGTTTACCAGTATCTTCACCTTCGAATGTTTGCTGAAACTGTTGGCGCTGAGTAAAGATTTTTTCGCCAACGGATGGAACAATTTCGATTTGATAATAGTGTCAGCGTCTCTGATAGATCTTACCTTCGAACTGGTAGACGGCCTGTCCGTGATACGCGGACTGAGACTTCTGCGTGTGTTAAAGCTGGCACAATCCTGGACGACGATGAAGGTTCTTCtcagtattattatttcaacgatCGGCGCCCTTGGAAATCTCACCTTAGTTTTGGTGATcgtgatttatatatttgccGTGATCGGCATGCAATTATTCAGTAAAGACTACACTTTGGACAAATTTTACCCAGATCCGGTTCCACGGTGGAACTTTAACGATTTCTTTCACTCGTTCATGatgatatttcgtatattatgTGGAGAATGGATCGAGCCCCTGTGGGACTGCATGcgagcagaagaagaagacgggCCCGAGGCTTGTTTCGCCATATTTTTGCCAGCTCTCGTAATGGGTAATTTCATGGTGTTGAATCTTTTTCTTGCTTTGCTGCTCAACAGCTTTAATTCGGAGGaattgaaacagaaaaaggaggaagtcGGCGATGACTCGAAACTCGCaagatcgttcgatcgtatcCGTTCGATTATACGGAAGAATAAATGTTCGCGCTTGTCTCAAGCTGTCGCTAAAGGGAAAGGGAAGGATGCTCGTTTCGAAAAAATCGTGCGACGCGTAATAGATCGGTCTGACAACGAGACTAAATACGCTATTCAAGAGACTGTACTCAGCCTTCCAAAAGATAACGTTTACAATAGATCTTATCAAGAAAGTTTAAATCAGCCCGTTTTTTCTTACGATCCAATGTACTCTCAGTCTCAAACGGAAGAACAAAGATGCGGACAAagggagaaggaagaagagaaggacgCCTTGCCAGACGACGAAAACAATTATTCGAGCAAGGAAAAAGAGATTGAGGCAAACGAAGGCAAAGAGGAGGAATGTCAAGAAGTCGATGTCGTGAGAGACTCTTCGTCTTCGAACAAAGCACCAATTGAAGAAAGAGTCGCGATGCTACCTCAGATAGATCCGTTTCCTAGAACCGAGGATCGGGTACCAAAACGACCTTGGCACGCGCTTGTCAGCTACGTCGATGAACTGACTGTTGGCGGTAGGAGAGATAGTAAAGGAAAATACATCGATGGTATGGGTTCTTTTCCTGGATTTGGAAGAAGCAACCGACGCAAAGAACCGCAAGATTGCTTTCCACGACAGTGTTATCAGAAGTAAGAACCTACTACTGCACTTCGAATTTCTCTCCTGCCAACGAATCAATATGATAGCAATACGTTGTGTGTGCAGGTGTACCTGCATCGACCGGTGTATTGCAACAGCTATCGGCAAAAAATGGATCAGAATGCGAACAGTGATTCTTTCAGTCGTTGACACGCCTGCCTTCGAATGGATGATCCtagttttcatttttgcaTCCTCCATAACTCTTTGTTTCGAAGATATTTATCTAGATGATAACCCTTTCTTGAAGAAAATCCTCTATTGGACCAATCTTGGCTTCTGCGCGCTTTTCAGCATTGAGATGTTACTCAAGTGGTTAGCTCTGGGtttctgcaaatatttcaCCAGTTTTTGGACAATCTTGGATTTTATAATTGTCTTTGTAAGTAGAGCCTATTACATTCAACAGCAGCATCGATTTCGTATCGTATATATGTGTTTACGTGTATGTGTAAGCGGCAGCACACATACGTGCGCGCGAGCGCATGCTGTGTAAATTTTAACGTTCATCGTTGCTGCATGGATTTTTCGTTCCCGCTGATCGTAACTATCCTGTTGCGATTTCGCTACTTTTTCTCACTGTTTCCttcatttttatgcatttcttTCTCAATCTTTTATATATGTCGCCTTGCGGATTCAGGTACGTGCAAAATTAATATGTTGCTCCTATTGCATCCAGTTATGGTTGAACTATATTTCTGACGCTTTATGTCTTATCTTGGTTCATCATAATTTCGCTAATGTTGCCTAATTTATTTGTCTCTTCTTCCTATAGTATCTGCCACTTTCGATATTTGTGGCGGTCATAACGTTAGTTTTAACATAGCAATTgtaagtttatattttacaattagttacaaaaatttgtgCACCTAATTTTCTCATATTGATAGACTGATTACACTATTTCCTCCAGTTGCTTGTTATATTCTTTCCACGGGATATTTCCttaatatttccttataaGAATAAATGACGAATTCCAGTATTTTTATCCGTATGGTATaagataaaggaaaattttagaaactaCACATAATTATCGCTAACTGATTTCTGCTTAGCTTTGTTTATTCATTGGTCCATACGTATCCATCTATACGTATCATTACTTCGTGCTATTATTGCTTCTACTGCACTTGATGTAGAAGGGTTAAAGTTCAGATCAGGGTATCCCAGTTAGAATAAGATATCATTCAGCTACTTTATCAATTGTATCTTTCTAGATTTTATCTTTGAATTTCAAGGAATGTATgctaaatatctaaatatgtgtatttatcaaaaaataactataatctgcactttctatttaaatacatttattgaaaataaatatattatagtttcCATCAAGTATCTGGAAAAATACGAATGATAGGAAAAGATGTTC
It contains:
- the LOC122576970 gene encoding sodium channel protein 60E-like isoform X5; its protein translation is MIPSQGGREGYKGSANPPSNGSEDNGFANRPRVAGLYATNLFREELVRFSSGETTRSHGLTRDTLERSSREIGSQRSLNLPTGIAEEFELLDRSRVGISRTPQPLRRGETDAARYEPRSRFNESATRQRDHYGSPPVERIRDREDEQQEECIARSACSTLRVSLLEFPRSEQTTWMESDVGDSKIPVSTDDLAGRRGPDDSSMFVTTSASILISPASETSECDAISPPEVEKSSPPPYTGLSPPEYTGQEYETSETPSPIFPNYPLTSYAEETHHRRSRSSVSDAGLEFIAHDERLKRDSRFESEPEEALAEEIGRSRRTRSNLERSTDDDVSRSRDVARLRPPLAAAAGVSADSGTGDSGSAEIQVDPLGIPRTTTTGEILDGRNGVENGQAASKSSIKTPTGNNKQTVKLFTKESLDRLENKTVQLVRDYGFQPKRRMSVEDGAVLPNKFEPFPTELYGRPLEEIDNFIYDETFCVVSKRFRKNYIHRFTATNSWFIFSPWNPIRRYCIYLSTNQYFDYIVMATIILNCAFLAMTETIEEAEYIFLAIYTAEMVIKSIAKGFALNKYTYLRNPWNWLDFVVITSGYATIGMEVGNLAGLRTFRVLRALKTVSIMPGLKTIINALLHSFKQLAEVMTLTIFCLMVFALFALQVYMGELRNKCVKNVEFNNTQVDWREWTWNSSNWAFDEDEEPIICGNATGARHCNESYICLCVGPNPNHGYTNFDNFLWSMLTTFQLITLDYWEDVYNKVLSACGPISVSFFTVVVFFGSFYLINLMLAVVALSYEEEAEITNEERRKDLTDHREDSTFSFDPTKINVKTLAKEKQKKLDARKGVLLSSYTRKKTRRRRRGRSTGQDKGGCVPSRSVTPSPSPSPRHSNVRPSHLLLQNISPRTVENNGVHRLAPNRGMLHSRQASNNSNQHSSLDDSGVVDDHDGDDVTSVEEHDRRDNKESRTHWQERISTNNNADGNAETNAGETKNETNNETEVDNEREKSQATHSGGYLRAPTNVPVSLASGTTREIRVFKCNGVKTKKQMYTLPPEYLSHIVILDDLPDRNCERCIQCCIDYEGWLRFQNCLYK